From Gottschalkiaceae bacterium SANA:
CTCTTGTGCCGCCGTTGAACCGGCCTCTCGAATATGATAACCCGAGATGCTGATGGTATTCCATTTTGGCACCTCTTTAGAACAGTATGCAAAAATATCTGTAATCAGTCGCATAGAGGGTTCCGTTGGATAGATATATGTTCCCCGGGCGATATATTCTTTCAAGATATCATTTTGAATGGTTCCCCGCAATTGATCCGCTGAAACGCCTTGCTTTTCGGCCACTGCGATATACATGGCAAGAAGAACCGCTGCTGGCGCGTTAATGGTCATGGATGTACTCACACGATTCAATGGGATTCCATCAAAAAGTCGTTCCATATCAGCAAGAGAATCAATGGCAACACCCACCTTGCCAACTTCGCCAGCCGCTAATGGATGATCGGAATCATATCCAATCTGCGTCGGCAGGTCAAAGGCAACAGACAATCCTGAAGAACCTTGAGAAACCAGGTACTTGTATCTTGCATTGGATTCCTCTGCCGTTGCAAAACCAGCGTACATGCGCATGGTCCACAATCGACCCCGATACATAGTCGGCTGCACCCCTCGCGTAAACGGGTACTGGCCAGGAAAGCCAATCTCCTCTAGATATTGATCCTCTCCATCCATGGGTGTGTAAAGTCGTTCCACCGGTTCTCTGGATCCAGTTACAAAGCTTTCTTTTCGCTCTGGAAAGCGATCTGTTACTTTCTTAACGGTAGTGTCTTCCCATCGTTCCCGTTCGGTTTGCACCTGTTTCTTCCAATTCTCCATTCTCTTCCTCCCGCTTAGTGCGATATTCACCTCTAGCCTACAAGAAAACGATGTCATATGCAAGTTTTATTGCAGTATTTTTGATTTTTTACGAAAACATCATAATTTATGAATGAATAATTGCAAGAAAACACCCTAAGCTGTCGCCTAGGGTGTCTCATTCTTCCTATTCTTCATCAATTTCCATTGCAGTTGTAAAGGCTGGATCCCCGATTGGATCCTGATTTGAACCTTCTACTTTCAGTTCTTTCTTCTCTGGTTTGGCCTCCGTCGCACTCGCAACAGGTAGGGCTTCCCCTTCGTTGAAAATTGCACTGAACTCGTCGGCCGTTATGGTTTCCTTCTCGAGAAGCAGATCTGCAACCGCATGAACCTTATCCATATGATCCGTCAGCAATTGACGGCATATACGATAGGCTTCATCAACAATTTGACGCATTTCTTTATCAATCTTTGAAGCCGTTTCATCACTATAGTCTTGAGACCTTGCGATATCACGCCCCAAAAAGACTTCATTGGATTCTTTACCGTAAGTCATTGGACCCATTTCATCATTCATTCCATAATGAGTGACCATGGCTCTTGCCGTAGCGGTTACACGTTCAATATCATTTGAAGCACCCGTGGAGATATCGTCCAAGACCAGTTCTTCCGCAACACGTCCACCCAATAAGACCACCAATTGCTCTTCCATATCTCGCTTGGAAATAAATCGCTTGTCCTTGTCTGGTAAATGCATGGTAAATCCACCTGCGCTTCCACGCGGCATAATCGTAACCATATGCACCTTGTCTACATGAGAGAGATATTGACTAACAACGGCATGACCCGCTTCATGGAAGGCCACCAGTCGATTTTCTTCCGCAGATCGAACATGGCTCTTTTTCTCCGGACCAGCAATTACTTTGGTAATGGCTTCCTCGGCAACTCGCATGGGAATCTCTAGCAGGTTTTCACGCGCTGAAAGGAGCGCCGCTTCATTTAAGAGATTCTCTAAATCAGCCGGTGTAAAACCAATGGTTCGCTTGGCCAATGTTTTCAAGTTGATATCCTTGTGCATCGGTTTGTTACGGCAATGAACTTTTAAAATTGCCTCTCGTCCCTTGATGTCTGGAATACCTACCCGCACCTGACGGTCAAAGCGACCTGGGCGGAGAATAGCAGGATCTAAAATATCCGGACGATTTGTTGCTGCCATAACAATCACGCCTTCATTCACACCAAATCCATCCATTTCTACCAATAATTGATTTAGGGTTTGCTCACGTTCATCGTGACCACCACCAACACCGGCGCCACGACGGCGTCCAACTGCATCAATTTCATCAATAAAGATAATACATGGAGAATTTTTCTTTGCTTGCTCGAAGAGATCACGAACACGTGAAGCACCCACCCCGACAAACATTTCGACAAAATCGGACCCACTGATGCTAAAAAATGGAACGCCAGCTTCTCCAGCTACCGCTTTTGAAAGATAGGTTTTCCCCGTTCCCGGAGGACCAATCATTAATATCCCTTTTGGAATGCGGGCACCCAATTGAATATATCGCTTTGGATGACTAAGGAAATCAACAATTTCCGCCAATTCTTCCTTTTCTTCTTCCAAACCTGCCACATCGGCAAAACTCACATTGGTAGAACCCGATTCAACCATACGTGCCTTAGACTTGCCAAAATTCATGGCACCTTTTCCACCGCCACCCTGAGATTGACGCATAAAAAGATACCAAATTACCGCGAAAAAACCGACCATCAAAAGTGGAGACAAAATCGTCAACCATAAAGGATCACCCTGGGGTTGCCGCACCACCAGATTCACATCACTACCTTCTAAATTCAATGAATCGTAATAGTCTTTATCAAAATCTGGAATACTGGCAGTCACATTGGTCCCGTCAACCAAGGTTCCCTGAACCTCATCACCTACTGCTACCAAATCGCCATCGACTTCTCCCGCTTCGATTTTCTCTAACAAGACATTATAACTTAATTCTTCTGCTGCTTCAAACTGATTGCTGGTCATGGAAGCGATCAAAATAATCACTAAAAAGACCAACAGATACATTCCAACTCCTCGAAAATACTTCGGCATTGTCATCACCTCCTGAAAATTCTGCGTTTATGCTTTATTCATAGACCGATGGGTCTAAAATTCCAATATAGGGCAGATTTCGATATTTTTCTGAATAATCCAATCCATATCCCACCAAGAATCCGTCAGCTACAACGAATCCCGTATAATCAAAAGTGTGACCCGTTGTTTGTCCTTCTCTTTCCAAAAGTGCACAGACTTTCAACGAAGCTGGTTCGCGTTCCTTAAGGATCCGAAGCAAGTACTTCAAGGTCAAACCACTATCAATAATGTCTTCTACGATCAATACATTTCTACCCTCAATACTAGAATTCAAATCTTTTACAATTTTTACAATTCCAGAAGATTCCGTTGAGTTGCCGTAGCTAGAAACTGCCATAAAGTCCATCTCAAGAGGACGATCAATCGCCTTAACCAAATCACTCATAAAAAGAACGGCGCCTTTTAATACACAGATTACCATCAAGTCTCCATCCGGATAATCCTTAGTGATTTGAGCACCCAGCTCACTCACTCTTTTTTGCAACACTTCTTCTGACAATAATACCTCTTTAATATCCCTCTTCATGATGTCCTCCTTCAAAACGCCTCCAAGAGATACGCAACACGCGCGCTCCCGCTTGAGGACGTTCAACACATTTCCTCTGACCAGCAATCCATAAGATTTGGTCGTTAACTGCCAGTAATGGCCAGGATACTCGTTGATGCTGCGGGATCTTCTCATCAATCCAAAACCGCTTCAACTTTTTTCTGCCCTGTTTTTGTGGCAAGAAAAACCAGTCCCCCGACTGCCTTGTCCGCCAAAATAAGCTGCTCTTTATTTTATCATAATCGATTTCAATGGTAAATGGATCTGAAGCTTCTTGTGCATTTTTTTCCCACTCCGCATAGACAATTCCCCCCGGTACTCGGGTTTCGCCTGGAACACATAAGGAAATTGAAAAGGGTTGTTCCTTTTCTCCCACGCCCCAATAAATCGCTTGACTTCCAATCAAAAAGCCTCGATTCATTGAAAATTGAAATAGGTTTCCCGTCTGTCCTTGGCGAATCAACTTGATTGCCTGCTGGATCTGACTACTTGTTACATCTTTTCGACTACCAAATTGCTTTTCCAATGCAAGAAAAAGCACACGGGAAAGGATCGGCAATTCCATGGATTTAAGCAAATCACGATTTAAAGCAATGCCACCTGCCTCAAAAACTACGGCTTGGGTAAAGGCCTGTTGAGCCATAAACTGCAGGTAGTCATCATCCTGGGCAATGAGCTCACTGGTCTGTACAATCCGGTCAACCACCCCTTGGTCAAAGCGATTTTCGAGCAGGGGAATCAGTTCATGCCGAATCCAATTACGCGTATATACTGTGGATTCATTGGTCTTGTCAATAAAATAGGCAATGTTCTTTTCCCGGCATGCCGCAAGGATTTCCTCTCGTTTCCACTCATGCAAAGGACGCAAAACCGGTGCTTCAATCGCTGGAATACCGCGCAATCCCCGAGCACCCGCACCGCGAAACAGATGAAACAAAATGGTTTCCACCTGATCGTTCCGATGATGGCCTGTCAAAATCCAACCAGGATTTTCCTTACGGATTGAGGCAAAAAACTCATATCGCAAATTCCGTCCCGCTTCCTCAAGAGTTAAGTGATGTTCTGCCGCAAAGGCCGCACACGCCACTCGCTTTGAATAAAAAGGAATCTTTCGCGCTTGGCATAAGATGCGTAAGGCTTCCTCTTCCTGATTGGCCTCATCTCTCAATCCATGATTCAGATGTGCAGCAAGTACCGGAAATCCACCCCCTGCAGCGGCCATACAGGTCAACTCCAGCAGAAGTGCAGAATCCGGTCCTCCAGATAAAGCGACAATGGCGCATTGATCTTCCTTAATTTGATTTTGAATCCATTGAATGGTTTGGCTTGCTTTTTTCATCATGATTTTTCACCTCAAAATACAAATGGAAAAAACCGGAAAAATATCCGGTTTTAATCACGAGTTTGATACCCACGCTTTGTTCGCGTAGGTTTCTTTTTAAATTCATTTCGCTCATTGCTGTCTTTAAGGTAAGCTTCTAATTTATCTTCAAAAGTCGCAGGTTTATACTCACGATTTCGAGGGGGAAATGGTTTCTTTCCCTGTGGTTTTCTACTAAAATTACGTTCTCCTGACGGTTTTCCGTTCGGCCTGCCTGTCGGCTTAGCCGATGGTCTTCCTTCACTAGGTTTCCGCTCCGGTCGCTTTTCAGTTTGTCGAATCGACAAACTAATCTTCCCGTCATTGCCAATGGTTAATACTTTTACCTTGACTTTGTCACCCACTTTATACAAGCCAGACAATTCCTCTATGTATTGATAGGATACCTCAGAAATATGAACCAATCCTGATTTAGGTGCTCCAACATCAATAAATAATCCGAATTTTGCGACCCCTGTTATAACACCTTCAACAATCTCATTCTCTTTCAGCTGCATAAAAATGCGACTCCTCCTTATTAGTGTGTACCACGTATGACTATGAGTATAGGTGATGAAAGCGATTCTGTCAATTTTTAAAGAGCGCTTCCATTGGATCTTCCGTCTCCGTTCGGTCTTGATCCTTATAAATCAATTCATTGTCTCGTACCATTCCATAAAACCGTGCCATCTTTTCAACAAATTCGGGATCATTCTTTGCACCAAGTAAATCCTCACGAATATGGATTCTTTCCTTAATTCGAATAATTTCCTTCGACTTATCTTCCTGGATTTTTTCCAATTCTTCCATGCGAATTTGATGGCGACCCAAAGCCGTCATCACTCCCGTTCCAAACAACAATACCAAGATGAGGAGAAGAACACTTTTTCCTATCCATCCTCGCATGAAAGGTCTCCTTTCAGTCACCAATTACCTCATACATAGTCTCGGCCGTTTGCTTGGTCGCATGATCCAAACAAAGCATAACCTCCACAGTCAACACCTTCGAACCCAATCGCAACTCAATGCGGTCACCTGGTACAACTTCCGTTCCCGGCTTCGCTTTTCTTTCATTGACTAAAACACGTCCCTGATCGCAAGCCTCTTTGGCTACAGTCCTCCGCTTGATAATTCGTGCATTTTTTAAATATTTGTCAATTCTCATTTTTTGTCCCCTTTGCCTGTATTCTTCTTTATTCTACGAAACATTTGCAATAAAAGTCAAATAAAAAAACCAGGCTAGCCTGGTTTTCTTACTAAGTATAAGGACTATTTGTTTACTTTCGCTTTCAAAGTCTTACCAACTTTGAAAACAGGTGCTTTCGATGCAGGAATTTGAATCGATTCCGCTGGGTTCCTTGGGTTACGACCTTCACGTGCTTTACGCTCACGAACTTCGAATGTACCAAATCCAACCAATTGAACTTTTTCTTCCGCAATTAACGCTTCCTCTACGCTCTCAATGAATGCATTCAAAGCTGCTTCTGAATCTTTTTTGCTTAAACCACATTTGTCTGCCATTTTAGCAATGAGTTGTGCCTTGTTCATCGATAAACCCCTCCTCAACTTTATATGAATCAGTAAAACTGAATCATTACTCTTCCTGCTTGCATTTATCCCAAAGCGCATCCAAGGCTTCCAAACCCAGAGTTTCCATTTCTAAGCCTCTTTTTTCCGCTTCGTTCTCCATCCAGCTGAATCGACGAATAAACTTATCCGTAGCCCGTTTCAGCGCAAGCTCGGGATGGATCTTGTAAAAACGTGAAACGTTGACAATCGCAAAGAGCAAATCGCCAAATTCCATCTCCATTTCATCGGTTTGATTCAATCGAAGAGCCTCTTGGAATTCTTCAAGTTCCTCCTGCAATTTTTGCATGGGACCCTGAGCATCCGGCCAATCAAAACCAATCTCCGCCGCCTTTTTCTGAACCTTTCGACTCCGAACAAGCATTGGCAAAGCTTCAGGCAATTCTTTCATTCGCTGTGATTGAACCCGTTGCGACTTTTCGTCTGCTTTGATCTCTTCCCAGCGCTTGAGAACACCATCCGTAGTTTGAATCGATTCCCCCGCGAAAACATGCGGATGACGTCGAATCATTTTCTCGCAGATTCCGGTCGTTATGTCCAAAAGGGTAAAAAAACCGTCTTCTTCCGCAATCAAGCCGTGAAATACAATCTGCAACAATACGTCTCCTAGTTCTTCTTCTAGATTCGTATCATCTTGTTGGTTAATTGCTTCGATCACCTCATAGGCTTCTTCTAGCAAATTAGCTCTCAAAGATTCATGGGTTTGTTCCCGATCCCATGGGCAACCGCCCGGACTTCTCAATCGCTCAATTATGGCAATCAGGTCTCGAAAACCAAAGCGTGTTTGATCCACAACCTTCGGCACATACACCGATGTTAAATGAGAACACTTCACTTGATAAAGGTTCATCAAAGAAATACGTTGAACCTTCTCTGATGGATCCATGGGATGATCAATCACCAACACTTCTTGTTCATCGCCATAACTTTCCGTCAGCTGAACGCCAAGCTCTGACAACAATCCTTCATCGTCAATATTGGTGATCAGGATCCCTTGTTGGAAATCAATCATTCGAGAATCAAATTGCGAAGCTTCAATAATTTGACATCCTTCTGAAAAATCTTGTGCAATTACGGTCATTGCAGCATCAATCTGGCTGATTCCACCAAGAAATTCTATCCTTATTTTATCCTTCAAATCCGATGAAGTCAACATTTTCACGACGTTTTCACCAAAAATTGGATGTCCTAGAACAAAGTAAAAGAGATTTTCTTGTTTTTGTCCTTCTTCTAGGAGCTTTTGATAGATTTTATCCTCGACTTCTGCCAAGGAATCCAACTCTTCATAGAAGTTGTCGAAACTCGTCAATATGACTCCAGCCTCCACTGCCGCCTCGGCAACTGGATGCTTAAGCGTGCGAAAAAACTTCTTGCCCTCTGTTTCAAACAAAGCGCGATATGCAGCAACAGTCATATCATCGATCCGTCCAGGCCCTAGACCCACTATCGTAATCGTATTCATAAAATCCCTCCTTTTCTCAGTATACTGGATTCCAGAAAAAAGAAAAACATCCCGAAGGATGTTTTTTTATCATTCACCTATTCTTGTGTTGATTCTTCCGTTTCTTCTGTTGCAGTTTCTTCTGTTGCAGTTTCAAGGATGCCGGCACCCTCGCCTAGAAGCACATCATAGATTGGGTATGTTGTCACTTCAGCTGCCTCAATAATTTTCGAAATACTTGCCGAAATATTCTCACCAGCCAATTGTGTCTTAATTTGATCCTGATATTCTTCAAAGCTTGGATCTAATCGATCTTCCACCTTGATTACATGCCAGCCAAATTGTGTGGATACAGGAGCTGAAATTTCTCCAGCCTCTGTACTGAAAGCAGCCAGTTCAAATTCAGGCACCATTTGTCCCCGAGAAAAATAGCCCAAGTCTCCGCCAGTTTCAGCGCTTGGTCCAATTGAATTTTCTTTAGCCAAGGTTGCAAAGTCTTCCCCTGCTACAGCTCGCTCATAAATTGCGTCCGCTTCCTCTTGAGACTCAACAAGAATATGACGTGCCCAAACTTGTTCGTAGCTTGCTGCATTGGCGTCATAAAAAGCCTGAACATCCACATCAGCAATCTCTACTTCACTACGCAATTGTGTATCGTATTTCTCAATCAATAATTGTTGCTTCAACAATTCCTGGTAATAAACTTCATCGATTCCAGTATTGGTTAAGAACTCTTCGTAATTGGCTTTTAATTCCTCATCGGCTTTAATCGAATCAAGTTCCGCCTGTACCTCTTCATCGGTTACGGAAATTCCCATATCCAAGGCCGATAGTTCCAAGGTCTTTTGCTGAACGTATTGCGCAACCATAGAGTCCAAATATTGACGTTCATAAGTCATGCCGTTGCCAGCATCCTCTGTCCACATCTCTGGTGTAATGTAACCGATCACTTCTACATATTTTTTATTAAAGGCAAAGAAGCTTTCAAATTCCCCCAATGGCAGATCAACGCCATTAATTGTTGCCACATTCGTCACTGCTTCTGTTTCTGGTGCTGATTGTCCTTCTTGTGCTGCTGAACATGCCGCCAACACACCTGGTACGACCATCAGAATCACCATGAATATCGCTACTACTCTCTTTTTCATCCTGTCTCCTCCTTATACTGATACTTTGCTATTATACCAAATCCGACCCTACTTGCGGTTAGCTTTTTCATCAATTCTTAAAAAATTCACAGATCATCCCCACAGCTTCTTCCATTAGAAGTAAAGCTTCCTCGGCTGTACAGTCTCGCTTGAGTAAAAAGATCTTTGGAAATTCCGTCGATAAGTCAAAATCTACCATGCGTGCATAATGATCCATCAACATCTTGCCCAGTTCCGGCGTAAAGGACAAAGCCTTGGCAAAATTCATCACAACACCCTTCTTGGTATGAGAAATTGTAGAGAATCCCGCGTGCTTTGCACCCGCACGCACCTTGGCAATCCGCATCAGATTAATTAATGCTGCTGGCGGTTCACCGAATCGATCAATCAGTTCATCTAAAATCTCGGAATAATCCGCCGTTGACTCAATCGTCGCTATGCGTTTGTACATTCGAATTTTCTGCTCCGCATCCTGAATATATTCATCAGGAATGTAGGCGTCCACCTGCAATTCCAGTTTGGATTCGCTTTCTTCTGATCCCAATTCCAAACTTCCCGTATAAAGGCTCACTGCCTGCTCCAAATACTTCACATAGAGATCATATCCAATGGAAGCCATATGACCATGTTGTTCAGCCCCCAACAAATTTCCCGCACCTCGGATTTCCAAATCCCGCATGGCAATCTTGAAGCCCGCTCCGAATTCCGTGAACTCCCGAATTGCTTTCAATCGTTTCTCCGCTACCTCGGACAAAACCTTATTCTTTTGAAAAGTGAAATAGGCAAAGGCAAGCCGATTGGAACGGCCAATCCGTCCCCGCAATTGATACAATTGAGAAAGCCCCAATCGATCGGCGTCGAAGATAATCATGGTATTGACATTAGGAATATCCATACCGGTTTCAATAATTGTGGTGCTGATCAAGACATCGATTTCTCCGTCTAAAAAGGCAACCATCACGGCTTCCAGTTCCCGTTCCCCCATCTGCCCATGGGCGACGGCGATCCTCGCTTCCGGAATCAATTTTTGCAGTTTCCCCTGCATGGACCGAATTCCTTTCACGCGGTTGAAGACAAAGTACACCTGACCTTCCCGCTCCAATTCGCGTCGTATCGCATCACGCACCAGTTCCTCTTGGTACTCGACAACAAAGGTCTGTACCGGCAGTCGCTCTTCTGGTGGCTCATCGATCACAGAGAGATCACGCACCCCAATCATAGACATATGCAAGGTCCTGGGAATAGGCGTCGCTGACAAGGTCAGTACATCTACTGAAGCCTTCATCATTTTCATGGCCTCTTTGTGACGAACCCCGAATCGTTGTTCCTCATCCACAATCAAAAGACCCAGATCCTTATATTGCAAATTTTTTGAGAGAATTCGATGGGTACCAACAATCACATCAATATTTCCAGCCTTCACATCCCGAAAAATCGACTGCTGCTGCTTGGCCGTACGGAATCGACTCAGCATCTCCACTTTTACTGGAAATTCCTGAAAACGAGAAAGAAAGGTGTTATAGTGCTGCTGTGCCAAAATGGTGGTCGGCACCAAAATAGCCACCTGTTTTCCATCAAGAACAGCCTTGAAAGCAGCCCGCAAAGCAACCTCTGTTTTCCCATAGCCAACATCGCCGCAAAGCAGGCGATCCATTGGGCTTGGTTTTTGCATGTCGGACTTAATTTCCTCTATACATTGCAATTGATCCTGGGTTTCTTCGTAGGGAAAGAGATCCTCGAACTGGCGCTGCCATTCGTTGTCATCGCTGAAGGCATATCCCTTCACCGATTCCCGCTTGGCGTAGTGCTCCAGCAATTCTCGAGCCATAATCTCAATGGCCTTCCTAGCCGTTTGTTTGGTCCGTTTCCAATCGTCCGAACCCATCTTGTTAAGCCGCGGTGACCCCGCATCTCCACCAATGAACTTTTGAAGAATTTGCATTTGATCCACAGGTACATAAAGACGATCTGTACCTCGATACTGCACAATCAAATAATCCCGTTTGATTCCCAAAATCACCTTTTGTTCAATGCCTTGGTATTGACCGATTCCAAATTCCTCATGAACGACATAATCGCCCACCTTTAAATCCATAAAGGTTTCAATTCGACGACTTTTCTCTTTTTCTCGTTTCCGACGTTTGCGTTTGCTTCCGCCATAAACTTCAGCTTCACCAAAGAGAAATATTTTCTCATCAATATACTCAAATCCCTGATTCAAGGATTCCTTGCTTATGGTAACAAATCCCGGCTGCGTTTGAAAGTCAGATAGAACGGGAATCCGCGCCTCTTCCAAATACTGTTTTAAAGCAAGCGCTCTTTCCGTACTCCCCGTAAAAAAGACCACGGTGCCATCTCGCGCCAAAAGCCGCTTTGTCTCTTGGGCTAAAAGCTCAAATTTACGATGAAAAACCGGATTGGCTTTTGTCCGTACTTGCACCAGTGCCTTGGGCGCAAAGAATCGACTGTTTTTCAACAATCGAGTCGAGGTGATCAGTCGACGATTTTCCAGGGGCAATTGTTCGAAAGGCAATAGTGCCTCCGCATGGCGGGACAAAGTCTCGCCGGCAAGATGCAACTCCTCCAATCGATGGTGGAATTGATGCTGCTGATCCCGTCCAGCTTCCAAAATTCGATCCGGTTCCTCTAACACAAGGACCGCATCGGCCTGCAACCAGTTCAGCAAACTTTCTGACTCCTCTAAATAAGGGTAGCAAAGGGCCGCACTGGGAAGGGGCAAATCGCTTTCGATCTGGTGGATCACCTTCTCAAACTTTTCCACCCGCTTGGTTCGCTCTGCTCCGTGCTTTTCTTTTTTGGTTGTTTCGGCCAAGTCCTTTTCGATCCCCACGGCAACCCGCTGTCTTTGATCCTGGGTCAAGATAAATTCTACAGCCGCCGGAATCAAAGCTTCCTGGCTATTTTCAAAGGACCGTTGAGTTCCCAAGTCAAAACTTCGAATTGAATCGATTTCAATGTCGAAAAACTCCAACCGTAACGGGTCTTCCGCATCCGACGGAAAACAATCAATAATCCCGCCCCGAGCGCTAAACTGGCCAGGACCTTCGATCATCGTTTCTCGCCGATACCCTAATTTTACCAAAGATTCAATGACTTTCTGCGGTTCAATCATCTGACCTACGACCAGCCGCAACTCCCCGTATTGTTTCTTGGGCAGCATGGGATTCATCATTGCTTCCGTACAGGTTACATAGATGCCCTTGCTTCCCCGCTGCAAATGATGCAAGGTACGAAGCCGTTGATTCATATTCTCGTGACTGAATGCTTCAATATCATAAAAATAAGTTGGACGTGCCGGAAAATAATGCACAATTCCCGTCACAAAACTTTGAATCATGGTCCTCGCCGCCCGCGCTTGATGGTCCTGGGAAAAAACCAGAACCACTTGACACTCATCAGCATATCGGGCAAAGAGTTGAAATAAAGCCTCCTCCGACAATCCATGCAAGGAAATCGGAAA
This genomic window contains:
- the ftsH_2 gene encoding ATP-dependent zinc metalloprotease FtsH, coding for MPKYFRGVGMYLLVFLVIILIASMTSNQFEAAEELSYNVLLEKIEAGEVDGDLVAVGDEVQGTLVDGTNVTASIPDFDKDYYDSLNLEGSDVNLVVRQPQGDPLWLTILSPLLMVGFFAVIWYLFMRQSQGGGGKGAMNFGKSKARMVESGSTNVSFADVAGLEEEKEELAEIVDFLSHPKRYIQLGARIPKGILMIGPPGTGKTYLSKAVAGEAGVPFFSISGSDFVEMFVGVGASRVRDLFEQAKKNSPCIIFIDEIDAVGRRRGAGVGGGHDEREQTLNQLLVEMDGFGVNEGVIVMAATNRPDILDPAILRPGRFDRQVRVGIPDIKGREAILKVHCRNKPMHKDINLKTLAKRTIGFTPADLENLLNEAALLSARENLLEIPMRVAEEAITKVIAGPEKKSHVRSAEENRLVAFHEAGHAVVSQYLSHVDKVHMVTIMPRGSAGGFTMHLPDKDKRFISKRDMEEQLVVLLGGRVAEELVLDDISTGASNDIERVTATARAMVTHYGMNDEMGPMTYGKESNEVFLGRDIARSQDYSDETASKIDKEMRQIVDEAYRICRQLLTDHMDKVHAVADLLLEKETITADEFSAIFNEGEALPVASATEAKPEKKELKVEGSNQDPIGDPAFTTAMEIDEE
- the hpt_2 gene encoding hypoxanthine phosphoribosyltransferase, with the protein product MKRDIKEVLLSEEVLQKRVSELGAQITKDYPDGDLMVICVLKGAVLFMSDLVKAIDRPLEMDFMAVSSYGNSTESSGIVKIVKDLNSSIEGRNVLIVEDIIDSGLTLKYLLRILKEREPASLKVCALLEREGQTTGHTFDYTGFVVADGFLVGYGLDYSEKYRNLPYIGILDPSVYE
- the tilS gene encoding tRNA lysidine(34) synthetase TilS, with translation MMKKASQTIQWIQNQIKEDQCAIVALSGGPDSALLLELTCMAAAGGGFPVLAAHLNHGLRDEANQEEEALRILCQARKIPFYSKRVACAAFAAEHHLTLEEAGRNLRYEFFASIRKENPGWILTGHHRNDQVETILFHLFRGAGARGLRGIPAIEAPVLRPLHEWKREEILAACREKNIAYFIDKTNESTVYTRNWIRHELIPLLENRFDQGVVDRIVQTSELIAQDDDYLQFMAQQAFTQAVVFEAGGIALNRDLLKSMELPILSRVLFLALEKQFGSRKDVTSSQIQQAIKLIRQGQTGNLFQFSMNRGFLIGSQAIYWGVGEKEQPFSISLCVPGETRVPGGIVYAEWEKNAQEASDPFTIEIDYDKIKSSLFWRTRQSGDWFFLPQKQGRKKLKRFWIDEKIPQHQRVSWPLLAVNDQILWIAGQRKCVERPQAGARVLRISWRRFEGGHHEEGY
- a CDS encoding S1 domain-containing RNA-binding protein, producing the protein MQLKENEIVEGVITGVAKFGLFIDVGAPKSGLVHISEVSYQYIEELSGLYKVGDKVKVKVLTIGNDGKISLSIRQTEKRPERKPSEGRPSAKPTGRPNGKPSGERNFSRKPQGKKPFPPRNREYKPATFEDKLEAYLKDSNERNEFKKKPTRTKRGYQTRD
- a CDS encoding RNA-binding S4 domain-containing protein → MRIDKYLKNARIIKRRTVAKEACDQGRVLVNERKAKPGTEVVPGDRIELRLGSKVLTVEVMLCLDHATKQTAETMYEVIGD
- a CDS encoding HU family DNA-binding protein, translating into MNKAQLIAKMADKCGLSKKDSEAALNAFIESVEEALIAEEKVQLVGFGTFEVRERKAREGRNPRNPAESIQIPASKAPVFKVGKTLKAKVNK
- the mazG gene encoding nucleoside triphosphate pyrophosphohydrolase gives rise to the protein MNTITIVGLGPGRIDDMTVAAYRALFETEGKKFFRTLKHPVAEAAVEAGVILTSFDNFYEELDSLAEVEDKIYQKLLEEGQKQENLFYFVLGHPIFGENVVKMLTSSDLKDKIRIEFLGGISQIDAAMTVIAQDFSEGCQIIEASQFDSRMIDFQQGILITNIDDEGLLSELGVQLTESYGDEQEVLVIDHPMDPSEKVQRISLMNLYQVKCSHLTSVYVPKVVDQTRFGFRDLIAIIERLRSPGGCPWDREQTHESLRANLLEEAYEVIEAINQQDDTNLEEELGDVLLQIVFHGLIAEEDGFFTLLDITTGICEKMIRRHPHVFAGESIQTTDGVLKRWEEIKADEKSQRVQSQRMKELPEALPMLVRSRKVQKKAAEIGFDWPDAQGPMQKLQEELEEFQEALRLNQTDEMEMEFGDLLFAIVNVSRFYKIHPELALKRATDKFIRRFSWMENEAEKRGLEMETLGLEALDALWDKCKQEE
- a CDS encoding peptidylprolyl isomerase; protein product: MKKRVVAIFMVILMVVPGVLAACSAAQEGQSAPETEAVTNVATINGVDLPLGEFESFFAFNKKYVEVIGYITPEMWTEDAGNGMTYERQYLDSMVAQYVQQKTLELSALDMGISVTDEEVQAELDSIKADEELKANYEEFLTNTGIDEVYYQELLKQQLLIEKYDTQLRSEVEIADVDVQAFYDANAASYEQVWARHILVESQEEADAIYERAVAGEDFATLAKENSIGPSAETGGDLGYFSRGQMVPEFELAAFSTEAGEISAPVSTQFGWHVIKVEDRLDPSFEEYQDQIKTQLAGENISASISKIIEAAEVTTYPIYDVLLGEGAGILETATEETATEETEESTQE